One Cellulomonas taurus genomic region harbors:
- a CDS encoding glycoside hydrolase family 65 protein yields MNPSSLFTPDPIDRHRFPPDAWGLRETRYDAGDLGRTETLFAVANGYLGMRGNVEEGRDSFAHGTFINGFHETWPIRHAEEAYGFARVGQTIVNVPDAKVLRLYVDDEPLLLTVADLHQYERTLDFRDGVLRRELIWQTPSGKTVRVRSRRMVSFTERHLAVMTYEVTLLDADAPIVVSSQMLNRQDGQDEYHVRAAAMGEGFDPRKAETLADRVLVPSLHWAKDGRYVLGYRVADSGMTLAVAADHTIETENSFEERTMVEEDLAKHVYRIDAKQGQTVTITKAVTYHSSRGVPAKELVDRCRRTLDRVQAEGIEQQFAEQRCWLDDFWARSDVEVPGQPELQQAVRWNLFQIAQATARAEGNGIPAKGLTGSGYSGHYFWDTEIYVLPFLTYTSPRIARNALRFRYTMLDDARKRAAELNQNGALFPWRTINGEEASAYYAAGTAQYHIDADIAHAVKQYVAATGDEGFLAREAVDILVETARMWADLGFWRGHNGDSSFHIHGVTGPDEYTTVVNDNLFTNVMARANLRAAVDAVTRLAQDDPGSHAALMERLHLTQDELDEFARAAERMAIPFDDRLGIHPQDAQFLEKELWDLANTDPSKRPLLLYYHPLVIYRFQVLKQADVVLALFLQGDQFTAEQKLADFDYYDPLTTGDSTLSAVVQSIIASEVGYQELALRYFTSAAYVDLADLHHNTSDGVHVASLGGVWSALACGFGGMRDHGGVISLDPRLPEVWDGLTFRITIRGTRVRVDVRHTELRLTVEDGDQANLVVRDRPVTVRAGEPVTIALAPAPRLIGTPTVRDIEGSRRADGTVITASVPDHPAIAVTPPGS; encoded by the coding sequence GTGAACCCCTCCTCCCTGTTCACCCCCGACCCCATCGATCGGCACCGGTTCCCGCCGGATGCCTGGGGCCTGCGCGAGACCCGTTACGACGCCGGCGACCTGGGCCGCACCGAGACCCTGTTCGCGGTGGCCAACGGGTACCTCGGCATGCGCGGCAACGTCGAGGAGGGCCGCGACTCCTTCGCCCACGGCACCTTCATCAACGGCTTCCACGAGACCTGGCCGATCCGGCACGCCGAGGAGGCCTACGGCTTCGCCCGGGTGGGCCAGACCATCGTCAACGTGCCGGACGCCAAGGTCCTGCGGCTGTACGTCGACGACGAGCCGCTGCTGCTCACCGTCGCCGACCTGCACCAGTACGAGCGCACCCTGGACTTCCGGGACGGGGTGCTGCGGCGTGAGCTGATCTGGCAGACCCCCTCGGGCAAGACGGTCCGGGTGCGCAGCCGCCGCATGGTCTCCTTCACCGAACGGCACCTGGCGGTGATGACCTACGAGGTCACCCTGCTGGACGCCGACGCCCCGATCGTGGTCTCCAGCCAGATGCTCAACCGGCAGGACGGCCAGGACGAGTACCACGTGCGCGCCGCCGCGATGGGTGAGGGCTTCGACCCGCGCAAGGCCGAGACGCTCGCCGACCGGGTGCTGGTGCCGAGCCTGCACTGGGCCAAGGACGGTCGCTACGTGCTGGGCTACCGGGTCGCCGACTCCGGCATGACCCTCGCCGTGGCCGCCGATCACACCATCGAGACCGAGAACTCCTTCGAGGAGCGGACGATGGTGGAGGAGGACCTGGCCAAGCACGTCTACCGGATCGACGCCAAGCAGGGGCAGACCGTCACCATCACCAAGGCGGTGACCTACCACTCCTCGCGGGGCGTCCCGGCGAAGGAGCTGGTCGACCGCTGCCGTCGCACCCTGGACCGGGTGCAGGCCGAGGGCATCGAGCAGCAGTTCGCCGAGCAGCGGTGCTGGCTGGACGACTTCTGGGCGCGCAGCGACGTCGAGGTGCCCGGTCAGCCCGAGCTGCAGCAGGCGGTCCGGTGGAACCTGTTCCAGATCGCGCAGGCCACCGCCCGCGCCGAGGGCAACGGCATCCCGGCCAAGGGCCTGACCGGTTCCGGCTATTCGGGTCACTACTTCTGGGACACCGAGATCTACGTCCTGCCGTTCCTGACCTACACCTCGCCGCGGATCGCCCGGAACGCCCTGCGGTTCCGGTACACGATGCTGGACGACGCCCGGAAGCGGGCCGCCGAGCTGAACCAGAACGGCGCGCTGTTCCCGTGGCGGACGATCAACGGCGAGGAGGCCAGCGCCTACTACGCCGCCGGGACCGCGCAGTACCACATCGACGCGGACATCGCCCATGCCGTCAAGCAGTACGTCGCCGCGACCGGGGACGAGGGCTTCCTGGCCCGCGAGGCGGTCGACATCCTGGTGGAGACCGCGCGGATGTGGGCCGATCTGGGCTTCTGGCGCGGGCACAACGGTGACAGCAGCTTCCACATCCACGGCGTGACCGGCCCGGACGAGTACACCACCGTGGTGAACGACAACCTGTTCACCAACGTGATGGCCCGGGCGAACCTGCGCGCCGCCGTGGACGCGGTGACCCGGCTGGCCCAGGACGACCCGGGCTCGCACGCGGCGCTGATGGAGCGGCTGCACCTGACCCAGGACGAGCTGGACGAGTTCGCCCGGGCCGCCGAGCGGATGGCGATCCCCTTCGACGACCGGCTCGGCATCCACCCGCAGGACGCCCAGTTCCTGGAGAAGGAACTGTGGGACCTGGCGAACACCGACCCGTCCAAGCGCCCGCTGCTGCTCTACTACCACCCGCTGGTGATCTACCGGTTCCAAGTGCTCAAGCAGGCCGACGTCGTGCTGGCGCTCTTCCTCCAGGGCGACCAGTTCACCGCGGAGCAGAAGCTGGCCGACTTCGACTACTACGACCCGCTGACCACCGGTGACTCCACGCTGTCAGCGGTCGTCCAGTCGATCATCGCCTCCGAGGTCGGCTACCAGGAGCTCGCGCTGCGGTACTTCACCTCGGCCGCCTACGTGGACCTGGCCGACCTGCACCACAACACCTCGGACGGGGTGCACGTCGCCTCTCTGGGTGGGGTGTGGAGCGCACTGGCCTGCGGCTTCGGCGGCATGCGGGACCATGGCGGCGTCATCTCCCTCGACCCGCGACTGCCCGAGGTGTGGGACGGGTTGACCTTCCGGATCACGATCCGCGGCACCCGGGTGCGGGTCGACGTCCGGCACACCGAGCTGCGGCTCACCGTGGAGGACGGCGACCAGGCGAACCTCGTGGTGCGGGACCGTCCGGTCACCGTCCGCGCCGGCGAGCCGGTCACCATCGCCCTGGCACCGGCCCCGCGCCTGATCGGCACGCCGACGGTGCGGGACATCGAGGGCAGCCGCCGCGCCGACGGCACGGTCATCACCGCCAGCGTGCCGGACCACCCGGCCATCGCCGTCACACCGCCGGGGA
- a CDS encoding HAD family hydrolase — translation MTAVLFDLDGVLTPTAVVHMHAWARLFTPVLDQHGVAPYSDADYFAFIDGKPRYDGVRSLLTSRGIDLPWGDPTDAPEAETVCGLGNRKNAVFTEVLRTEGVTPYPGSVALVDALIADGRRVAVVSSSRNAVPVLAAAGLTDRFPVVVDGLVAAARHLPGKPAPDTYLDAAAQLGVPAAQAVVVEDAESGVASGRAGDFGLVVGVDRGAGAETLIAHGADLVVDDLAELLEGSTSL, via the coding sequence ATGACCGCCGTCCTGTTCGACCTGGACGGTGTGCTGACCCCGACCGCCGTCGTGCACATGCATGCCTGGGCCCGGTTGTTCACCCCGGTGCTCGACCAGCACGGCGTCGCCCCCTACTCCGACGCCGACTACTTCGCGTTCATCGACGGCAAGCCCCGGTACGACGGGGTGCGCAGCCTGCTGACCAGCCGAGGCATCGACCTGCCCTGGGGCGACCCGACCGACGCTCCGGAGGCGGAGACCGTGTGCGGTCTGGGCAACCGGAAGAACGCGGTGTTCACCGAGGTGCTGCGCACCGAGGGCGTGACCCCGTACCCGGGCTCGGTCGCCCTGGTGGACGCGCTGATCGCCGACGGCCGACGGGTCGCCGTGGTGTCCTCCTCCCGCAACGCGGTGCCGGTGCTGGCAGCCGCCGGTCTGACCGACCGGTTCCCGGTGGTGGTCGACGGCCTGGTCGCCGCCGCACGGCACCTGCCCGGCAAGCCCGCCCCCGACACCTACCTGGATGCCGCCGCCCAGCTCGGCGTGCCGGCCGCCCAGGCCGTCGTGGTCGAGGACGCGGAGTCCGGGGTCGCCTCCGGCCGGGCCGGCGACTTCGGCCTGGTGGTCGGAGTGGACCGGGGCGCCGGGGCCGAGACCCTGATCGCACACGGCGCCGACCTGGTGGTCGACGACCTGGCCGAACTGCTCGAAGGAAGCACCTCCCTGTGA
- a CDS encoding AGE family epimerase/isomerase, with translation MTWLTAPAHHRWLESETDRLLAFGRGAADPAGGFTRLDDDGSPQGGPAELWITCRMTHVYALGTLLGRPGCAPLVDHGLAALTGLFRDAEHGGWFTEAGPDGPTDDAKGAYPHAFVVLASASATAAGRPGAAELLREALTVSEQRFWDEEAGMVVESWDRSFSTLDPYRGVNATMHTVEAYLAAADVTGERIWLDRAVRMITRVVHDFARGNSWRIPEHFDTDWNADLEYNADTPAHPFRPYGATIGHWLEWARLTLHARAAITAAGVVAPAWMLDDAIALFDAAVREGWDVDGAPGFVYTVDWSGQPVVRERMHWVVAEGIAAAAALHAATGDARFERWYATWWDYAEEFLIDRVGGSWWHELGTDNRVSRTVWAGKADLYHAVQATLIPRLPLTPVLAPALERGLLD, from the coding sequence ATGACGTGGCTGACGGCGCCCGCGCATCATCGCTGGCTGGAGTCCGAGACCGACCGGTTGCTCGCCTTCGGGCGTGGGGCCGCCGACCCCGCCGGAGGTTTCACCCGGCTCGACGACGACGGGTCGCCGCAGGGCGGTCCGGCCGAGCTGTGGATCACCTGTCGGATGACCCATGTGTATGCCCTCGGCACCCTGCTCGGTCGGCCCGGCTGCGCGCCGCTGGTCGACCACGGGCTGGCAGCGCTCACCGGACTGTTCCGGGACGCCGAGCACGGCGGCTGGTTCACCGAGGCGGGGCCGGACGGGCCGACGGACGACGCCAAGGGCGCGTACCCGCACGCCTTCGTGGTGCTGGCATCGGCCTCGGCGACCGCGGCCGGGCGGCCCGGTGCGGCGGAGCTGCTGCGCGAGGCGCTCACCGTCTCCGAGCAGCGGTTCTGGGACGAGGAGGCCGGGATGGTCGTCGAGTCCTGGGACCGGTCGTTCAGCACCCTCGACCCCTACCGCGGGGTGAACGCCACCATGCACACCGTGGAGGCGTACCTGGCGGCCGCCGACGTGACCGGCGAGCGGATCTGGCTGGACCGGGCCGTCCGGATGATCACCCGGGTGGTGCACGACTTCGCGCGCGGGAACTCCTGGCGGATCCCCGAGCACTTCGACACCGACTGGAACGCCGACCTGGAGTACAACGCCGACACCCCGGCACACCCGTTCCGGCCCTACGGCGCCACCATCGGGCACTGGCTGGAGTGGGCCCGGCTCACCCTGCACGCCCGCGCGGCGATCACCGCTGCCGGGGTGGTCGCGCCGGCCTGGATGCTGGACGACGCGATCGCGCTGTTCGACGCCGCCGTGCGCGAGGGCTGGGACGTCGACGGCGCGCCGGGCTTCGTGTACACCGTGGACTGGTCCGGGCAGCCGGTGGTGCGCGAGCGGATGCACTGGGTGGTCGCTGAGGGGATCGCCGCTGCGGCCGCGCTGCACGCCGCCACCGGGGACGCGCGCTTCGAGCGGTGGTACGCCACCTGGTGGGACTACGCGGAGGAGTTCCTGATCGACCGGGTCGGCGGGTCCTGGTGGCACGAGCTGGGCACCGACAACCGGGTGTCCCGGACCGTATGGGCGGGCAAGGCGGACCTGTACCACGCGGTGCAGGCGACGCTGATCCCGCGGCTGCCGCTGACGCCGGTGCTGGCGCCGGCGCTGGAGCGGGGGTTGCTGGACTGA
- a CDS encoding SLC13 family permease, giving the protein MLSVLRRVPWWAVAVVVAAGLLVSGLLPGSDAEALAGRVLPVLGFVAALTIVAECCAVAGLFDAATDGAARLARGRRWALWALLVLVAVASTVVLSLDTTAVLLTPLAIRAGRRVGGGDERTAVFYALTVVALANTASLLLPVSNLTNLLADHRFAAAGVSYLGVMWLPALVVVAVTVVVLAVRGRDRLRGGFEAGERYVPPDRVLLGVTAAVVGVMAVGFVAGLPVWAVAGIAAVALLVVGAWRRGGLPTPVGQLVPWRMLLVVGGLFVAVETAQVRGLGDWVAGLAPDGTGTGPLLVLAGLATGAANLLNNLPGYLVVEPAAGGDPTRLAAVLIGVGAGPLLTPWASLATVLWWQRCRRMLTHVPVRGLLVQGLWLAPLCVLAGVLVLG; this is encoded by the coding sequence GTGCTGAGTGTGTTGCGTCGGGTGCCCTGGTGGGCGGTGGCCGTGGTCGTGGCGGCCGGGTTGCTGGTCAGTGGGCTGCTGCCGGGGTCGGACGCGGAGGCGCTCGCGGGGCGGGTGCTGCCGGTGCTGGGCTTCGTGGCGGCGCTGACGATCGTCGCCGAGTGCTGCGCGGTGGCGGGGCTGTTCGATGCGGCGACCGACGGTGCGGCGCGGTTGGCCCGGGGGCGACGCTGGGCGCTGTGGGCGCTGCTGGTGCTGGTGGCGGTCGCCTCGACGGTGGTGTTGTCGTTGGACACGACGGCGGTGCTGCTGACCCCGTTGGCGATCCGGGCCGGGCGCCGGGTGGGCGGTGGCGACGAGCGGACGGCGGTGTTCTACGCCCTGACCGTGGTGGCGCTGGCGAACACGGCGTCGCTGCTGCTGCCGGTGTCGAACCTGACCAATCTGCTGGCCGATCACCGGTTCGCGGCGGCGGGGGTGAGCTACCTCGGGGTGATGTGGCTGCCGGCGCTGGTGGTGGTCGCGGTGACCGTGGTGGTGTTGGCGGTCCGGGGCCGGGACCGGTTGCGCGGCGGGTTCGAGGCCGGGGAGCGGTACGTGCCGCCGGACCGGGTGCTGCTGGGTGTGACGGCGGCGGTGGTCGGCGTGATGGCGGTCGGCTTCGTCGCCGGGCTGCCGGTGTGGGCGGTGGCCGGGATCGCGGCGGTGGCGCTGCTGGTGGTGGGTGCCTGGCGGCGCGGCGGGCTGCCGACCCCGGTCGGACAGCTGGTGCCGTGGCGGATGCTGCTGGTGGTCGGCGGGCTGTTCGTCGCGGTGGAGACGGCGCAGGTGCGCGGGCTGGGTGACTGGGTGGCGGGGCTGGCGCCGGACGGGACCGGCACCGGGCCGCTGCTGGTGCTGGCGGGGCTGGCGACCGGGGCGGCGAACCTGCTGAACAACCTGCCGGGCTACCTGGTGGTGGAACCGGCGGCGGGCGGCGATCCGACCCGGTTGGCGGCGGTGCTGATCGGGGTGGGGGCCGGGCCGTTGCTCACCCCGTGGGCGTCGCTGGCGACGGTGCTGTGGTGGCAGCGGTGCCGTCGGATGCTGACCCATGTGCCGGTGCGCGGGCTGCTGGTGCAAGGGCTGTGGCTGGCGCCGCTGTGCGTGCTGGCCGGGGTGCTGGTGCTCGGCTGA
- a CDS encoding helix-turn-helix domain-containing protein, translating into MTDDDTPILDGVGPRLRALRQSAGATLADLSATTGISVSTLSRLESGQRRPTLELLLPLARAHQVPLDDLVPDADTGDPRVHPRPTVRHGVTFLPLTRRPGGVQAYKMIMPGADPAAPPRELRVHEGYEWLYVLSGAIRLRLGDHDITLGPGEVAEFDTRTPHLIDNALTTPTETLALFGPQGERMHVRARPKKPSA; encoded by the coding sequence GTGACCGACGACGACACCCCGATCCTGGACGGGGTCGGCCCCCGGCTGCGCGCCCTCCGGCAGAGCGCGGGCGCGACCCTGGCCGACCTGTCCGCGACCACCGGCATCTCGGTCAGCACGCTGTCCCGGCTGGAGTCGGGGCAGCGCCGACCCACCCTGGAGCTGCTGCTTCCCCTGGCCCGCGCCCACCAGGTCCCGCTCGACGACCTGGTGCCCGACGCCGACACCGGCGACCCGCGGGTCCATCCACGCCCCACCGTGCGGCACGGCGTCACGTTCCTGCCGCTCACCCGCCGCCCGGGCGGGGTGCAGGCGTACAAGATGATCATGCCCGGCGCCGACCCGGCCGCACCGCCGCGGGAGCTGCGGGTGCACGAGGGGTATGAATGGCTCTACGTGCTCTCCGGCGCGATCCGGCTGCGGCTCGGCGACCACGACATCACGCTCGGCCCCGGTGAGGTCGCCGAATTCGACACCCGCACTCCGCACCTGATCGACAACGCGCTCACCACCCCGACCGAGACCCTCGCCCTGTTCGGCCCGCAGGGCGAGCGGATGCACGTCCGCGCCCGACCCAAGAAGCCGAGCGCCTAG
- a CDS encoding bifunctional NAD(P)/FAD-dependent oxidoreductase/class I SAM-dependent methyltransferase: MHEVDVLVIGGGAAGLSGALTLGRARRSVLVVDAGEPRNAPAAHMHGFLGHDGLPPADLLARGRAEVEGYGVRLHHGRVTAAVPEGNGFLATLDGGAEVRARRVLVATGLVDELPEVDGLRARWGRDVVHCPYCHGWEVRDRRIVLLGSMHQALLWRNWTAALTWVTPTTPEADDRAKLAALGITVVEDAPAEVLVEADAVTGIRLASGRVLEAEVIATGAPMRPRLDGLDGLGLVAEEGPFPGSSFLPTGDRGQTVVPGVRAAGNVTDLSAQVVVAAAEGQMAAAMLNMELIEEDTTRAMHRPPTGRDYWEDRYAGTERVWSGRPNRVLETEAATLTPGTAADIGAGEGGDAVWLATRGWDVTAVDIAQGALDKVAALAAEQGVAVRTERADVGEWDDGRRYDLVTSHFLHPEPGIRDDLFRRMAAAVAPGGTLLIVGHHPHDRHLRDGLGALEDWFVTAEQVAALLDPDEWQIEVAESRPRTEEHAGRQHEVADAVLRARRRG, from the coding sequence ATGCACGAGGTGGACGTCCTGGTGATCGGGGGCGGCGCGGCCGGGCTGAGCGGTGCGCTGACCCTGGGGCGGGCCCGACGGTCGGTGCTGGTGGTGGACGCCGGGGAACCGCGCAACGCCCCGGCGGCGCACATGCACGGCTTCCTGGGGCACGACGGGCTGCCCCCGGCCGACCTGCTGGCGCGCGGTCGCGCCGAGGTCGAGGGCTACGGGGTGCGGCTGCATCACGGGCGGGTGACGGCGGCTGTGCCAGAGGGCAACGGCTTCCTCGCCACCCTGGACGGCGGGGCCGAGGTCCGGGCTCGCCGGGTGCTGGTCGCCACCGGGCTGGTCGACGAGCTGCCGGAGGTCGACGGCTTGCGCGCTCGCTGGGGCCGGGACGTGGTGCACTGCCCGTACTGCCACGGCTGGGAGGTGCGCGACCGGCGGATCGTGCTGCTCGGCTCGATGCACCAGGCACTGCTCTGGCGGAACTGGACCGCCGCGCTGACCTGGGTCACCCCGACCACCCCCGAGGCCGACGACCGGGCGAAGCTCGCGGCGCTGGGGATCACCGTCGTCGAGGATGCCCCGGCCGAGGTGCTGGTCGAGGCGGATGCGGTCACCGGGATCCGGTTGGCCTCCGGTCGGGTGCTGGAGGCCGAGGTGATCGCCACCGGTGCGCCGATGCGCCCGCGTCTGGACGGACTCGACGGGCTGGGACTGGTCGCCGAGGAGGGGCCGTTCCCCGGATCGAGCTTCCTGCCGACCGGTGATCGCGGCCAGACGGTGGTGCCGGGGGTGCGTGCGGCGGGCAACGTGACCGACCTCAGTGCGCAGGTGGTGGTCGCGGCAGCCGAAGGGCAGATGGCCGCGGCGATGCTGAACATGGAGCTGATCGAGGAGGACACCACCCGCGCGATGCACCGTCCGCCCACCGGCCGGGACTACTGGGAGGACCGGTACGCCGGAACCGAGCGGGTCTGGTCCGGGCGGCCGAACCGGGTGCTGGAGACCGAGGCGGCGACCCTGACCCCGGGAACCGCCGCGGACATCGGTGCCGGCGAGGGCGGGGACGCGGTGTGGCTGGCGACGCGCGGCTGGGACGTGACGGCGGTCGACATCGCGCAGGGCGCCCTGGACAAGGTGGCGGCGCTCGCGGCCGAGCAGGGCGTGGCGGTCCGCACCGAGCGCGCCGATGTCGGGGAATGGGACGACGGACGGCGCTACGACCTGGTGACCTCGCACTTCCTGCACCCGGAGCCCGGTATCCGGGACGACCTGTTCCGCCGGATGGCCGCGGCGGTGGCACCGGGGGGCACGCTGCTGATCGTCGGCCATCACCCGCACGACCGGCACCTGCGGGACGGCCTGGGCGCTCTGGAGGACTGGTTCGTCACCGCGGAGCAGGTGGCGGCGCTGCTGGATCCGGACGAGTGGCAGATCGAGGTCGCCGAGTCACGGCCCCGGACGGAGGAGCACGCGGGCCGTCAGCACGAGGTGGCCGATGCCGTGCTGCGGGCGCGCCGCCGGGGCTGA
- a CDS encoding heme-degrading domain-containing protein, which produces MSEDLSRLVAEVEAQERELRFATFTNDDAWELGCLLVALAAGRQLAVTVDIRRGRQQLFHAARPGTTPDNDSWIERKTRVVERFGTSSFLAGLRHRAAGTTFAEKQGLSVQEYAAHGGAFPVHVEGVGVVGVVTVSGLPQAEDHALVVEAVRRFLDG; this is translated from the coding sequence ATGAGCGAGGACCTGAGCCGCCTGGTGGCGGAGGTGGAAGCACAGGAGCGCGAGCTGCGGTTCGCGACCTTCACGAATGACGACGCCTGGGAGCTGGGCTGCCTGCTGGTCGCCCTCGCCGCCGGGCGGCAGCTGGCGGTCACGGTGGACATCCGCCGCGGCCGTCAGCAGCTGTTCCACGCCGCACGGCCGGGCACGACCCCGGACAACGACAGCTGGATCGAGCGCAAGACCCGGGTGGTGGAACGCTTCGGCACCTCCTCCTTCCTGGCCGGTCTCCGGCACCGGGCGGCGGGGACCACCTTCGCGGAGAAGCAGGGGCTGTCGGTGCAGGAGTACGCGGCGCACGGCGGGGCGTTCCCGGTGCACGTCGAGGGGGTCGGCGTCGTCGGCGTGGTCACGGTCTCTGGGCTGCCGCAGGCGGAGGACCACGCGCTGGTGGTGGAGGCGGTCCGCCGGTTCCTGGACGGCTGA
- a CDS encoding DUF7218 family protein yields the protein MPERDPGPSVKDKELYEELRDEGNSKEKSARIANAAAARGRSDVGKKGGESGSYDDWTVDDLRKRAAELDIEGRSEMKKDELIEALRSH from the coding sequence ATGCCGGAACGCGATCCCGGTCCCAGCGTCAAGGACAAGGAGCTCTACGAGGAGCTCCGGGACGAGGGGAACAGCAAGGAGAAGTCGGCCCGGATCGCCAACGCCGCCGCGGCGCGAGGACGCAGCGACGTGGGCAAGAAGGGCGGCGAGTCCGGGTCCTACGACGACTGGACGGTCGACGACCTGCGCAAGCGGGCGGCCGAACTGGACATCGAGGGCCGTTCGGAGATGAAGAAGGACGAGCTGATCGAGGCACTGCGCTCGCACTGA
- the aztD gene encoding zinc metallochaperone AztD gives MNTRTRPFAALGAGLTAALLLAACGQSDDTTTAAATTTPEPTATAQESASLKPRLVLTYDGGIQVLDATTLDLVADLELDGFNRVNPAGDGRHVLVSTAGGFQVLDAGTWGQAHGDHSHFFTADPTLTDLTYSAETPGHVVVHEGRTALFDDGTGQVTVVDSAAIADPDAERREFTTPEAHHGVAVELHDGSVVVSEGDEDARTGIRLLAADGIETAVNDQCPGVHGEAMAAEETVVIGCEDGALVVADGQITKVTSPDAYGRIGNQAGSEESPVVLGDYKSDPDAELERPTRVSLIDTRTAALTLVDLPSSYTFRSLARGDDGEALVLGTDGNLHVIDPETGTLVRSMPVLDAWEEPENWQEPRPAIRVHEGTAYITDPANDRLLAVDVLTGEVWNTTDLSVTPNELTVATGEGAAHGADHEDHDHEDHEH, from the coding sequence ATGAACACCCGCACCCGACCCTTCGCCGCCCTCGGCGCCGGCCTCACCGCCGCCCTGCTGCTGGCCGCCTGCGGACAGTCCGACGACACCACGACCGCCGCCGCGACCACCACCCCCGAGCCGACCGCCACCGCGCAGGAGTCGGCCAGCCTCAAGCCGCGCCTGGTCCTCACCTACGACGGCGGCATCCAGGTCCTCGACGCCACCACCCTGGACCTGGTCGCCGACCTGGAGCTGGACGGCTTCAACCGGGTCAACCCGGCCGGCGACGGTCGGCACGTGCTGGTGTCCACCGCGGGAGGCTTCCAGGTGCTCGACGCCGGGACCTGGGGTCAGGCACACGGCGACCACTCGCACTTCTTCACCGCCGACCCGACCCTCACCGACCTCACCTACAGCGCCGAGACCCCCGGCCACGTCGTCGTGCACGAGGGCCGGACCGCCCTGTTCGACGACGGCACCGGCCAGGTCACCGTCGTCGACTCCGCGGCGATCGCCGATCCCGACGCCGAGCGGCGCGAGTTCACCACCCCCGAGGCGCACCACGGCGTCGCGGTGGAACTGCACGACGGCAGCGTCGTGGTCTCCGAGGGCGACGAGGACGCCCGCACCGGCATCCGACTGCTGGCCGCCGACGGCATCGAGACCGCCGTGAACGACCAGTGCCCCGGCGTGCACGGTGAGGCGATGGCCGCCGAGGAGACCGTGGTGATCGGCTGCGAGGACGGCGCCCTGGTGGTCGCCGACGGGCAGATCACCAAGGTCACCAGCCCGGACGCCTACGGCCGGATCGGCAACCAGGCCGGCTCCGAGGAGTCCCCGGTCGTGCTCGGCGACTACAAGTCCGACCCGGACGCCGAGCTGGAGCGCCCGACCCGGGTCAGCCTGATCGACACCCGAACGGCGGCCCTGACCCTGGTCGACCTGCCGTCCTCCTACACCTTCCGCTCGCTGGCCCGCGGCGACGACGGTGAGGCCCTGGTGCTCGGCACCGACGGCAACCTGCACGTGATCGACCCGGAGACCGGCACCCTGGTCCGATCCATGCCGGTGCTGGACGCGTGGGAGGAGCCGGAGAATTGGCAGGAGCCGCGCCCGGCGATCCGGGTGCACGAGGGCACCGCCTACATCACCGACCCGGCGAACGACCGACTGCTGGCCGTCGATGTGCTCACCGGCGAGGTCTGGAACACCACCGACCTGTCGGTCACCCCGAACGAGCTGACCGTCGCCACCGGCGAGGGCGCCGCGCACGGGGCCGACCACGAGGACCACGACCACGAGGACCACGAGCACTGA
- a CDS encoding flavin reductase family protein yields MTTLHQLEADLIEQDEPQLTPEQYKTVFRQHAAGVAVVTLLDDAGPVGFTATSVISVSASPPLLAFSIDSGSSSWPALSRAKTLVVSFLAHDQAALSGRFAARGVDRFAEGGWSQLPTGEPVLDGVQSWVRGRVVQRTPVGTSFLVSVRALDHATRPEAEPLVYRDRAYYALTPQD; encoded by the coding sequence ATGACCACCCTGCACCAGCTGGAGGCCGACCTGATCGAGCAGGACGAGCCGCAGCTCACCCCGGAGCAGTACAAGACGGTGTTCCGGCAGCACGCCGCCGGGGTCGCCGTGGTGACACTGCTGGACGACGCCGGTCCGGTCGGCTTCACCGCCACCTCGGTCATCTCGGTCTCGGCGTCCCCGCCGCTGCTGGCGTTCAGCATCGACTCCGGCTCCTCGTCCTGGCCCGCGCTGTCCCGGGCGAAGACCCTGGTGGTGAGCTTCCTGGCGCACGACCAGGCGGCGCTCTCCGGCAGGTTCGCCGCCCGGGGGGTGGACAGGTTCGCCGAGGGTGGCTGGTCGCAGCTGCCCACCGGTGAGCCGGTGCTGGACGGCGTGCAGTCCTGGGTGCGGGGACGGGTGGTGCAGCGCACCCCGGTGGGCACCAGCTTCCTGGTCTCGGTGCGAGCGCTGGACCATGCCACCCGCCCGGAGGCCGAGCCGCTGGTGTACCGGGATCGGGCGTACTACGCGCTCACGCCGCAGGACTGA